One genomic window of Branchiostoma lanceolatum isolate klBraLanc5 chromosome 5, klBraLanc5.hap2, whole genome shotgun sequence includes the following:
- the LOC136435207 gene encoding uncharacterized protein has translation MSRRVRRGRHRNRRSRVATAPAFTAFDKSDGRRRLGMFKSTVITVMFLWAMATTVVVSIAVEQAANLPYRAWGDDYGPIGTPRHNLSERARVQLVFAEDNTQAHPLPDSMTPTDLFKDVLRACHRVAILDGEMETSLFKTIEKYLLDEIHVSADRPHTQMSTDQDDGFEAWDFLISGENHAHNARVRRRRRVGVYTDVPHRENELKSSVKSPETKVRSALKEDERHGVMNSDLKPDDNHCNSTRVPYMVDKVISNMETTNIDEGRRHTQVPTAPTEDDKLDRSKDMAPPDETSASNATHAAKMTELTPETDGSNITRAANSDVKTIDTAAKMDMVAPDEDEPSASNAPPAELTPETDGSNITRAANSDVKNPDAAAEMDMVPPDETSASNDPLAAKMAELTPGTDASIDTTWDLYPSPEVTMVVVGALVVGSVAYSCMMQIT, from the exons ATGTCGAGACGCGTACGACGCGGTCGCCACAGGAATCGGCGGTCTCGCGTTGCGACAGCCCCCGCCTTTACGGCCTTTGACAAGTCCGATGGACGACGGCGGTTAGGGATGTTCAAGTCTACCGTCATCACGGTGATGTTTCTTTGGGCCATGGCGACG ACGGTCGTCGTGTCTATCGCGGTAGAGCAGGCTGCCAACCTTCCGTACAGAGCCTGGGGAGATGACTACGGCCCCATCGGGACCCCCCGCCACAACCTCAGCGAGAGGGCTAGAGTGCAGCTAGTATTCGCTGAAGACAACACTCAAGCTCATCCCCTTCCCGACAGCATGACCCCGACCGACCTCTTTAAAGATGTCCTCCGAGCTTGCCACCGCGTGGCCATACTCGATGGCGAGATGGAGACGTCCCTCTTCAAGACCATAGAAAAGTATCTTCTTGATGAGATACACGTGAGTGCCGATCGCCCTCACACGCAGATGTCTACCGACCAAGATGATGGCTTCGAGGCGTGGGACTTCCTCATATCCGGTGAGAACCACGCGCACAACGCTCGAGTTCGTAGGAGGCGGCGTGTTGGCGTGTACACTGATGTTCCCCACCGCGAGAATGAGCTGAAGTCGTCAGTGAAGAGCCCGGAGACGAAGGTGCGATCAGCTTTGAAGGAGGACGAGCGACATGGCGTCATGAATTCGGACTTGAAGCCGGATGATAACCACTGCAACAGTACTCGCGTGCCATATATGGTGGATAAGGTCATCTCCAACATGGAAACAACAAATATTGATGAGGGTCGCCGCCACACTCAAGTGCCAACCGCCCCTACAGAAGACGACAAGCTGGATCGATCCAAGGACATGGCGCCACCTGATGAGACCTCAGCTTCCAACGCAACTCACGCCGCTAAGATGACCGAGTTGACGCCCGAAACTGACGGTTCCAACATCACACGCGCAGCAAACAGTGACGTCAAGACCATTGATACGGCCGCTAAGATGGACATGGTGGCACCTGATGAGGATGAGCCCTCAGCTTCCAACGCCCCTCCCGCCGAGTTGACGCCCGAAACGGACGGTTCCAACATCACACGCGCAGCAAACAGCGACGTCAAGAACCCGGATGCGGCTGCTGAGATGGACATGGTGCCACCTGATGAGACCTCAGCTTCCAACGACCCTCTCGCCGCTAAGATGGCCGAGTTGACGCCCGGAACGGACGCTTCCATTGACACCACATGGGATCTGTACCCTAGCCCTGAAGTCACGATGGTCGTGGTTGGAGCGTTAGTGGTGGGCTCGGTTGCCTACAGCTGCATGATGCAGATCACGTAG